The Microcebus murinus isolate Inina chromosome 4, M.murinus_Inina_mat1.0, whole genome shotgun sequence genome has a segment encoding these proteins:
- the BUD13 gene encoding BUD13 homolog isoform X1, giving the protein MAAAPPLSKAEYLKRYLSGADAGVDGGSESSRKRRKKRPKPGGAGGKGMRIVDDDVSWTSISTSKPEKEEEEDDGDLPVVAEFVDERPEEVKQMEAFRSSAKWKLLGGHNEDLSSHRHFHHDTPNPSPPRRARHDTPDPSPPRRARHDTPDPSPPRRAHHDTPDRSPPRRARHDTPDPSPPRRARHDTPDPSPPRRARHDTPDPSPPRRARHDTWDPSPRRARHDTPDPSPPRRARHDTPDPSPPRRARHDTWDPSPRRARHDTRDSSPPRRARHDTRDLSPPRRARHDTPDPFPPRRTRHDTPDPSPPRRARHDTPDPSPPRKTRHDTPDPSPPRRARHDTPDPSPPRRARHDTPDPSFPRRTRHDTPDPSPPGRARHDSPDPSPTRKPHRNSIAVSPRRVHRDSPDPSPLRRAHHNSLDISSPRRARHSSPDTSQPRRTLDSSDTWQLRRARHDSPDLSPDVTHSLPRMKSSKAPERASSKPFAHQKRPLPKNSKHECDWDHSPPRKKQAKSHFGDKKQLDSKGDGQKASDSDLSPPRHKQSPGHQTSDSDLSPPRNRPRHRSSDSDLSPPRRKQRTKSSDSDLSPPRRSQPPGKKAAHMYSGAKTGLVLTDIQREQQELKKRDQETVTLEAEFQYAETVFRDKSGRKRNLKLERLEQRRKAEKDSERDELYAQWGKGLAQSRQQQQNVEDAMKEMQKPLARYIDDEDLDRMLREQEREGDPMANFIKKNKAKENKNKKVRPRYSGPAPPPNRFNIWPGYRWDGVDRSNGFEQKRFARLASKKAVEELAYKWSVEDM; this is encoded by the exons GTGGCCGAGTTTGTGGATGAGCGGCCGGAAGAGGTAAAACAGATGGAGGCCTTTCGTTCCAGTGCTAAATGGAAGCTTCTGGGAG GCCACAATGAAGATCTGTCCTCACATAGGCATTTTCATCATGATACCCCAAATCCGTCTCCTCCCAGGAGGGCCCGTCACGATACCCCGGATCCGTCTCCTCCCAGGAGGGCCCGTCACGATACCCCGGATCCGTCTCCTCCCAGGAGGGCCCATCACGATACCCCGGATCGGTCTCCTCCCAGGAGGGCCCGTCACGATACCCCGGATCCGTCTCCTCCCAGGAGAGCTCGTCACGATACCCCGGATCCATCTCCTCCCAGGAGGGCCCGTCACGATACCCCGGATCCGTCTCCTCCCAGGAGGGCCCGTCACGATACCTGGGATCCCTCTCCTAGGAGGGCCCGTCACGATACCCCGGATCCATCTCCTCCCAGGAGGGCCCGTCACGATACCCCGGATCCGTCTCCTCCCAGGAGGGCCCGTCACGATACCTGGGATCCCTCTCCTAGGAGGGCCCGTCACGATACCCGGGATTCGTCTCCTCCCAGGAGGGCCCGTCATGATACCCGGGATCTGTCTCCTCCCAGGAGGGCCCGTCATGATACCCCGGATCCGTTTCCTCCCAGGAGGACCCGTCATGATACCCCGGATCCATCTCCTCCCAGGAGGGCCCGTCACGATACCCCGGATCCCTCTCCTCCCAGGAAGACCCGTCATGATACCCCGGAtccctctcctcccaggaggGCCCGTCACGATACCCCGGATCCGTCTCCTCCCAGGAGGGCCCGTCACGATACCCCGGATCCCTCTTTTCCCAGGAGGACCCGCCATGATACCCCAGATCCATCTCCTCCCGGGAGGGCCCGTCATGATTCTCCAGATCCTTCTCCTACCAGGAAGCCTCATCGTAATTCTATAGCTGTATCTCCTAGGAGAGTTCATCGTGATTCACCAGATCCATCTCCTCTTAGGAGAGCCCATCACAATTCCTTAGATATTTCTTCCCCTAGAAGGGCCCGCCACAGCTCCCCTGACACATCTCAACCTAGGAGGACTCTTGACTCCTCAGACACTTGGCAACTCAGGAGGGCCCGTCATGACTCCCCTGATTTGTCTCCTGATGTCACTCATTCACTGCCCAGAATGAAAAGTAGTAAAGCCCCAGAAAGAGCCTCTAGCAAGCCTTTTGCACATCAGAAGAGGCCACTGCCAAAGAACAGCAAACATGAGTGTGACTGGGACCACTCTCCTCCACGAAAAAAGCAAGCAAAGTCCCATTTTGGAGATAAGAAGCAGCTTGATTCTAAAG GTGATGGCCAGAAAGCCTCTGATTCAGATCTTTCTCCTCCGCGGCATAAACAAAGTCCAGGGCATCAGACTTCTGATTCAGATCTGTCACCTCCACGGAATAGGCCTAGACACCGGAGCTCTGATTCTGACCTCTCTCCACCAAGGAGGAAACAGAGGACCAAATCTTCTGATTCTGACCTGTCTCCACCTCGAAGGAGTCAGCCTCCTGGAAAGAAG GCTGCACATATGTATTCTGGGGCTAAGACTGGGTTGGTGTTAACTGACATACAGCGAGAGCAGCAGGAGCTCAAGAAACGGGACCAAGAAACTGTGACACTTGAAG CTGAATTCCAATATGCGGAAACTGTATTTCGAGATAAGTCTGGTCGTAAGAGGAATTTGAAACTGGAGCGTTTAGAGCAAAGGAGGAAAGCAGAGAAGGACTCAGAGAGAGATGAACTGTATGCCCAGTGGGGAAAAGG GCTTGCCCAGAGCCGgcaacagcaacaaaatgtaGAGGATGCGATGAAGGAGATGCAAAAGCCTCTGGCCCGCTATATTGATGACGAAGATCTGGATCGGATGTtaagagaacaagaaagagagggagaccCCATGGCCAACTTCATCAAGAAGAATAAGGCCAAGGAGAACAAGAATAAGAAAG TGAGACCTCGCTACAGTGGACCAGCACCTCCTCCCAACAGATTTAATATCTGGCCTGGATATCGCTGGGATGGAGTGGACAG ATCCAATGGTTTTGAACAAAAGCGCTTTGCCAGACTTGCCAGCAAGAAGGCAGTGGAGGAACTTGCCTACAAATGGAGTGTTGAAGATATGTAA
- the BUD13 gene encoding BUD13 homolog isoform X2 translates to MMEICLWKSLLLQVAEFVDERPEEVKQMEAFRSSAKWKLLGGHNEDLSSHRHFHHDTPNPSPPRRARHDTPDPSPPRRARHDTPDPSPPRRAHHDTPDRSPPRRARHDTPDPSPPRRARHDTPDPSPPRRARHDTPDPSPPRRARHDTWDPSPRRARHDTPDPSPPRRARHDTPDPSPPRRARHDTWDPSPRRARHDTRDSSPPRRARHDTRDLSPPRRARHDTPDPFPPRRTRHDTPDPSPPRRARHDTPDPSPPRKTRHDTPDPSPPRRARHDTPDPSPPRRARHDTPDPSFPRRTRHDTPDPSPPGRARHDSPDPSPTRKPHRNSIAVSPRRVHRDSPDPSPLRRAHHNSLDISSPRRARHSSPDTSQPRRTLDSSDTWQLRRARHDSPDLSPDVTHSLPRMKSSKAPERASSKPFAHQKRPLPKNSKHECDWDHSPPRKKQAKSHFGDKKQLDSKGDGQKASDSDLSPPRHKQSPGHQTSDSDLSPPRNRPRHRSSDSDLSPPRRKQRTKSSDSDLSPPRRSQPPGKKAAHMYSGAKTGLVLTDIQREQQELKKRDQETVTLEAEFQYAETVFRDKSGRKRNLKLERLEQRRKAEKDSERDELYAQWGKGLAQSRQQQQNVEDAMKEMQKPLARYIDDEDLDRMLREQEREGDPMANFIKKNKAKENKNKKVRPRYSGPAPPPNRFNIWPGYRWDGVDRSNGFEQKRFARLASKKAVEELAYKWSVEDM, encoded by the exons GAAGTCCTTACTCCTACAGGTGGCCGAGTTTGTGGATGAGCGGCCGGAAGAGGTAAAACAGATGGAGGCCTTTCGTTCCAGTGCTAAATGGAAGCTTCTGGGAG GCCACAATGAAGATCTGTCCTCACATAGGCATTTTCATCATGATACCCCAAATCCGTCTCCTCCCAGGAGGGCCCGTCACGATACCCCGGATCCGTCTCCTCCCAGGAGGGCCCGTCACGATACCCCGGATCCGTCTCCTCCCAGGAGGGCCCATCACGATACCCCGGATCGGTCTCCTCCCAGGAGGGCCCGTCACGATACCCCGGATCCGTCTCCTCCCAGGAGAGCTCGTCACGATACCCCGGATCCATCTCCTCCCAGGAGGGCCCGTCACGATACCCCGGATCCGTCTCCTCCCAGGAGGGCCCGTCACGATACCTGGGATCCCTCTCCTAGGAGGGCCCGTCACGATACCCCGGATCCATCTCCTCCCAGGAGGGCCCGTCACGATACCCCGGATCCGTCTCCTCCCAGGAGGGCCCGTCACGATACCTGGGATCCCTCTCCTAGGAGGGCCCGTCACGATACCCGGGATTCGTCTCCTCCCAGGAGGGCCCGTCATGATACCCGGGATCTGTCTCCTCCCAGGAGGGCCCGTCATGATACCCCGGATCCGTTTCCTCCCAGGAGGACCCGTCATGATACCCCGGATCCATCTCCTCCCAGGAGGGCCCGTCACGATACCCCGGATCCCTCTCCTCCCAGGAAGACCCGTCATGATACCCCGGAtccctctcctcccaggaggGCCCGTCACGATACCCCGGATCCGTCTCCTCCCAGGAGGGCCCGTCACGATACCCCGGATCCCTCTTTTCCCAGGAGGACCCGCCATGATACCCCAGATCCATCTCCTCCCGGGAGGGCCCGTCATGATTCTCCAGATCCTTCTCCTACCAGGAAGCCTCATCGTAATTCTATAGCTGTATCTCCTAGGAGAGTTCATCGTGATTCACCAGATCCATCTCCTCTTAGGAGAGCCCATCACAATTCCTTAGATATTTCTTCCCCTAGAAGGGCCCGCCACAGCTCCCCTGACACATCTCAACCTAGGAGGACTCTTGACTCCTCAGACACTTGGCAACTCAGGAGGGCCCGTCATGACTCCCCTGATTTGTCTCCTGATGTCACTCATTCACTGCCCAGAATGAAAAGTAGTAAAGCCCCAGAAAGAGCCTCTAGCAAGCCTTTTGCACATCAGAAGAGGCCACTGCCAAAGAACAGCAAACATGAGTGTGACTGGGACCACTCTCCTCCACGAAAAAAGCAAGCAAAGTCCCATTTTGGAGATAAGAAGCAGCTTGATTCTAAAG GTGATGGCCAGAAAGCCTCTGATTCAGATCTTTCTCCTCCGCGGCATAAACAAAGTCCAGGGCATCAGACTTCTGATTCAGATCTGTCACCTCCACGGAATAGGCCTAGACACCGGAGCTCTGATTCTGACCTCTCTCCACCAAGGAGGAAACAGAGGACCAAATCTTCTGATTCTGACCTGTCTCCACCTCGAAGGAGTCAGCCTCCTGGAAAGAAG GCTGCACATATGTATTCTGGGGCTAAGACTGGGTTGGTGTTAACTGACATACAGCGAGAGCAGCAGGAGCTCAAGAAACGGGACCAAGAAACTGTGACACTTGAAG CTGAATTCCAATATGCGGAAACTGTATTTCGAGATAAGTCTGGTCGTAAGAGGAATTTGAAACTGGAGCGTTTAGAGCAAAGGAGGAAAGCAGAGAAGGACTCAGAGAGAGATGAACTGTATGCCCAGTGGGGAAAAGG GCTTGCCCAGAGCCGgcaacagcaacaaaatgtaGAGGATGCGATGAAGGAGATGCAAAAGCCTCTGGCCCGCTATATTGATGACGAAGATCTGGATCGGATGTtaagagaacaagaaagagagggagaccCCATGGCCAACTTCATCAAGAAGAATAAGGCCAAGGAGAACAAGAATAAGAAAG TGAGACCTCGCTACAGTGGACCAGCACCTCCTCCCAACAGATTTAATATCTGGCCTGGATATCGCTGGGATGGAGTGGACAG ATCCAATGGTTTTGAACAAAAGCGCTTTGCCAGACTTGCCAGCAAGAAGGCAGTGGAGGAACTTGCCTACAAATGGAGTGTTGAAGATATGTAA